One Numenius arquata chromosome 10, bNumArq3.hap1.1, whole genome shotgun sequence DNA segment encodes these proteins:
- the EXOSC9 gene encoding exosome complex component RRP45, with product MKATPLSNCERRFLLRAIEERKRLDGRQCYDYRNVRISFGADYGCCIVELGKTRVLAQVSCELVPPKPNRPTEGILFFNLELSPMAAPGFEPGRQTDLLVRLNRLIERCLRNSKCIDTESLCVVAGEKVWQIRLDLHLLNHDGNIIDAASIAGIVALCHFRRPDVSVQGEEVTVYTPEERDPVPLSIHHMPICVSFAFFQQGTYLLVDPSEREERVMDGVLVIAMNKHREICTMQSSGGIMLVKDQVLRCSKITAVKVAEITELIQKALENDQKVRKEGGKFGFAESIPNQKITAFKMESATVDTNNVEEQAEEIITKADPPSEVSATPILHTRGTAQIGEGIENSWGDLEESDREEAAEEEGESEATAFECQKMETEDTSTMLETKRDEPIVVSDSEEEEVVILEPQELPRKTRAQTNPKQENASKKAFNKRRKKKRAAH from the exons ATGAAGGCGACGCCGCTTTCCAACTGCGAGCGGCGCTTCCTCCTGCGCGCCATCGAGGAGAGGAAG CGCCTGGACGGACGGCAGTGCTATGACTACCGGAACGTGCGGATCTCCTTCGGAGCTGACTACGGCTGCTGCATCGTGGAGCTGGGGAAGACCAG GGTTCTTGCACAAGTCTCGTGTGAACTTGTTCCCCCCAAGCCAAATCGGCCTACGGAAGGTATACTTTTCTTTAATCTTGAGCTCTCACCAATGGCTGCGCCTGGTTTTGAGCCTGGCAG gCAGACAGATTTACTGGTGAGACTGAACAGACTAATAGAACGATGCCTGAGAAACTCCAAATGTATAGATACTGAATCTCTTTGTGTTGTTGCTGGTGAAAAG GTTTGGCAAATTCGTCTGGACCTGCACCTGTTAAATCACGATGGGAACATTATTGATGCTGCCAGCATAGCAGGAATTGTAGCGCTCTGTCATTTTCGCAGACCAGATGTGTCTGTGCAAGGAGAGGAAGTAACTGTG TATACTCCTGAGGAACGCGATCCTGTCCCCTTAAGCATCCACCACATGCCTATTTGCGTCAGTTTTGCCTTCTTCCAGCAAGG GACCTATTTATTGGTGGATCCAAGTGAGCGTGAGGAACGTGTAATGGATGGTGTCCTTGTAATTGCCATGAATAAACATCGTGAAATTTGTACCATGCAATCCAGTGGAGGGATTATGCTGGTAAAGGATCAG GTTCTGAGATGCAGTAAAATAACAGCTGTTAAGGTTGCAGAAATAACAGAACTAATTCAAAAAGCCTTGGAGAATGACCAGAAAGTTCG GAAAGAAGGTGGGAAGTTCGGCTTCGCAGAATCTATACCGAATCAAAAGATCACTGCCTTCAAAATGGAAAGTGCTACTGTTGATACTAACAATGTGGAAGAACAAGCAGAAGAAATCATCACAAAAGCCGACCCTCCTTCAGAAGT TTCTGCCACGCCAATATTGCATACTCGTGGGACAGCCCAAATTGGGGAAGGAATAGAGAACTCCTGGGGAGACCTTGAAGAGTCTGACAGGGAGGAAGCAGCGGAAGAGGAAGGTGAAAGTGAAGCTACTGCTTTTGAATGTCAGAAAATGGAAACTGAGGATACAAGTACAATGTTGGAAACTAAGAGGG atgaACCTATTGTAGTGTCCGACAGCGAAGAGGAAGAAGTTGTCATTCTGGAACCACAGGAACTACCGAGGAAAACAAG AGCGCAGACCAATCCGAAACAAGAAAATGCAAGTAAGAAAGCATttaacaaaaggagaaaaaagaagagagctgCTCATTAA